The following are encoded in a window of Castanea sativa cultivar Marrone di Chiusa Pesio chromosome 9, ASM4071231v1 genomic DNA:
- the LOC142610899 gene encoding BEL1-like homeodomain protein 1: MATYFHGNSEIQAADGLQTLVLMNRGYVQYSDTPPPPPQSQSNNFVFLNSAAAAAAANSLNLPHAPPPHTQQFVGIPLSNAGSAGDPASQSMHAAHHEFSALHGFAPRMQYNLWNSIDPNTAARETPRAQQGLSLSLSSQQPTGGGYGSFRSDRDVPPQAQGPAISGEEHMRVSAGGSPSSASGVTNGVSGIQSVLLSSKYLKAAQDLLDEVVNVGNGIKSEISKKVNGKVIGESSVAVSGDGSVGGEGSGKRAAELSTAERQEIQMKKAKLINMLDEVDQRYRQYHHQMQIVISSFEQAAGLGSARTYTALALQTISKQFRCLKDAITGQIRAANKSLGEEDCLGGKIEGSRLKYVDHHLRQQRALQQLGMIQHNAWRPQRGLPERSVSVLRAWLFDHFLHPYPKDSDKHMLAKQTGLTRSQVSNWFINARVRLWKPMVEEMYLEELKEQEQNGSEDKTSKSNDDSASKSSAPQEKSSATENQTRSFNSKQENSTNQNGAAIPISKASTSPVGGNMRNHSGFSLIGSSELEGITQGSPKKPRSNDMLHSPNSVPSINMDVNMDIKPNEANNEQVSMKFGDERQSRDGYSFMGSQTNFIGGFGQYPIGEIGRFDAEQFAPRFSGNGVSLTLGLPHCENLSLSGTHHTFLPNQSIQLGRRVDIGEPNEFGAINTSTPHSSAAYESINIQNPKRFAAQLLPDFVA, encoded by the exons ATGGCGACGTACTTTCATGGCAATTCTGAAATCCAAGCAGCCGACGGGTTACAAACCCTGGTGCTCATGAACCGAGGCTATGTACAATACTCTGACACTCCACCCCCGCCACCGCAGTCACAATCCAACAACTTTGTATTTCTAAACTCAGCTGCGGCTGCTGCTGCCGCGAATTCCTTGAATCTGCCTCACGCGCCGCCTCCCCACACCCAGCAATTCGTCGGCATCCCACTTTCCAACGCGGGTTCCGCTGGGGACCCCGCTTCCCAATCCATGCACGCAGCACACCACGAGTTCTCTGCCTTGCATGGCTTCGCCCCGCGTATGCAGTACAACCTTTGGAACTCAATTGACCCCAACACGGCGGCGCGTGAGACCCCACGCGCGCAGCAGGGACTGTCTTTGAGTCTCTCTTCGCAGCAACCGACTGGTGGGGGATATGGGTCTTTCCGGTCTGACCGGGATGTTCCACCGCAGGCTCAAGGGCCCGCCATTTCCGGGGAGGAGCATATGCGGGTTTCGGCCGGCGGGTCGCCTTCTTCAGCTTCCGGGGTCACTAATGGTGTCTCGGGTATTCAGAGTGTGTTGCTGAGCTCTAAGTACCTGAAGGCTGCTCAAGACCTTCTTGATGAGGTTGTGAATGTTGGGAATGGAATTAAGAGTGAGATATCAAAGAAGGTCAATGGAAAGGTAATTGGAGAATCATCAGTGGCGGTGAGCGGTGACGGCTCAGTTGGCGGTGAAGGGAGCGGTAAGCGGGCCGCCGAGCTATCCACGGCCGAGAGGCAGGAAATTCAGATGAAGAAGGCAAAGCTTATTAACATGCTTGATGAG GTGGACCAAAGGTACAGGCAGTACCACCACCAGATGCAGATTGTGATTTCCTCATTTGAACAAGCAGCTGGATTAGGCTCAGCTAGAACATACACAGCCCTTGCTCTACAGACGATCTCAAAGCAGTTTCGGTGTTTGAAAGATGCAATAACTGGTCAAATTAGAGCTGCAAATAAGAGCTTAGGTGAAGAAGATTGCCTAGGAGGGAAGATTGAAGGTTCAAGACTCAAATATGTTGATCACCATCTTAGACAACAACGAGCTCTCCAACAGCTGGGAATGATCCAACACAATGCTTGGAGACCCCAGAGAGGATTGCCTGAAAGATCAGTTTCTGTTCTTCGTGCTTGGCTTTTTGACCACTTTCTTCACCC ATATCCTAAGGATTCAGATAAGCACATGCTTGCAAAGCAGACTGGGCTTACTAGGAGCCAG GTGTCTAATTGGTTCATCAATGCTCGTGTTCGTCTTTGGAAGCCAATGGTGGAGGAGATGTATTTGGAGGAACTCAAGGAGCAAGAGCAGAATGGATCAGAGGACAAAACAAGCAAGAGCAATGATGATTCAGCATCAAAGTCCAGTGCTCCACAAGAGAAAAGTTCTGCAACTGAAAACCAAACCAGAAGTTTCAATTCCAAACAAGAGAATTCTACAAACCAGAATGGTGCTGCAATTCCAATTTCCAAAGCCTCAACATCTCCGGTCGGAGGAAATATGAGGAACCACTCTGGATTCTCTCTCATTGGATCATCAGAATTGGAAGGAATCACACAAGGAAGTCCCAAGAAACCAAGGAGCAATGACATGCTGCATTCTCCAAATAGTGTCCCATCAATAAACATGGATGTCAACATGGATATCAAGCCCAATGAGGCAAATAATGAGCAAGTTTCTATGAAATTTGGTGATGAAAGGCAGAGCAGAGATGGCTACTCATTCATGGGCAGCCAAACCAACTTCATTGGAGGTTTTGGGCAATACCCAATTGGGGAAATAGGAAGGTTTGATGCTGAGCAATTTGCACCAAGGTTTTCAGGCAATGGAGTTTCTCTCACTCTTGGTCTCCCCCACTGTGAAAACCTCTCCTTGTCTGGAACCCATCACACATTTCTCCCTAATCAAAGCATTCAATTGGGAAGAAGAGTAGACATTGGTGAACCAAACGAGTTTGGTGCCATAAACACTTCCACCCCTCACTCTTCAGCTGCATATGAGAGCATCAACATTCAGAACCCAAAGAGGTTTGCTGCACAATTGTTGCCAGACTTTGTGGCTTAA
- the LOC142609488 gene encoding BTB/POZ domain-containing protein At3g05675, with the protein MESPCNETQVSSRIDDRSTSDVVVRLRTQDGRDEWIYCHALILTQKSKYFADRLSENWPTCQILDSRNCVDVYCLESNFDYHVNVLRLLYDVIDGSVDDMWHGVRNALGILQVAVELGCPQIVTACVNYLEAVPWEEAEEEEILRIIPHMGSQAEPILARLQPVNPSAIMGIFLSTIRFATSSPPPSMNDLKSSAQEQLEYMLTEDDDAPLLTADEEIKLEVKECVKRLFARFSHILEALLCEPVESVCEARVMQSFQSHLSDLSWAGQILNKLEIMKEYVNNWIDASDKIVKVVEQANPTAEITETKSKIIEVAAKVLEAIGYGTVILPTTKRLHVVKVWLPFVRVTKPVIDSATTNGDDAMTIKIDGELWQSLESTFVSIILALPSKDQAEILNEWLGNEHICYPDLTEAFEVWCYRSKVAKRRLSLVSGNNGITKTL; encoded by the exons ATGGAGTCCCCT TGTAATGAAACACAGGTTTCTAGCAGAATTGATGACCGATCAACCAGTGATGTGGTTGTGAGACTACGAACGCAGGATGGCCGAGATGAATGGATATACTGTCACGCCCTCATATTAACACAAAAAAGCAAGTATTTTGCTGACCGCCTCTCTGAGAATTGGCCAACATGTCAAATCCTTGACTCACGCAACTGTGTTGACGTTTATTGTCTTGAATCTAACTTTGACTACCATGTCAATGTTCTACGCCTTCTCTATGATGTCATAGATGGCTCAGTGGATGACATGTGGCATGGTGTTCGAAACGCCCTTGGTATACTCCAGGTGGCTGTTGAGCTTGGTTGTCCACAAATTGTTACTGCTTGTGTGAACTATTTGGAAGCTGTCCCTTGGGAAGAGGCTGAGGAGGAGGAAATTCTAAGAATCATACCACATATGGGATCACAAGCAGAGCCCATTCTTGCCCGTCTCCAACCTGTCAATCCATCAGCTATAATGGGGATATTTCTCTCAACCATTCGATTTGCCACATCATCCCCTCCTCCATCCATGAATGATCTTAAATCTTCAGCCCAGGAGCAGCTTGAGTACATGCTAACTGAAGATGATGATGCCCCTCTATTAACTGCTGATGAGGAGATAAAATTGGAGGTGAAAGAATGTGTAAAGAGACTGTTTGCCAGATTCAGTCATATATTAGAAGCTTTGTTATGTGAACCTGTAGAATCAGTTTGTGAGGCAAGAGTCATGCAGTCATTTCAATCCCATCTATCTGATTTGTCATGGGCTGGTCAGATATTGAATAAGCTAGAAATTATGAAAGAATATGTCAACAACTGGATTGATGCATCAGATAAGATAGTCAAGGTTGTTGAGCAAGCAAATCCAACAGCTGAAATTACTGAGACAAAGTCAAAGATTATTGAAGTTGCAGCAAAAGTTTTAGAGGCAATAGGGTATGGAACGGTTATATTGCCAACCACAAAACGGCTTCATGTGGTAAAAGTGTGGCTTCCATTCGTGAGAGTTACAAAACCTGTGATTGATTCTGCCACAACTAATGGTGACGATGCTATGACAATCAAAATAGATGGTGAGCTGTGGCAATCCTTGGAATCCacatttgtttcaataattctTGCATTGCCATCCAAGGACCAAGCAGAGATTTTAAACGAATGGTTAGGAAATGAACATATTTGCTATCCCGACCTGACAGAGGCATTTGAGGTGTGGTGTTATAGATCCAAGGTTGCCAAGAGAAGACTATCATTGGTCAGTGGCAACAATGGTATAACCAAAACACTTTGA
- the LOC142611389 gene encoding E3 ubiquitin-protein ligase PUB24-like: protein MDDIEVPQYFICPISLQIMKDPVTAITGITYDRESIEHWLFTSKNATCPVTNQPLPKDSDLTPNHTLRRLIQAWCIQNASKGIDRIPTPKPPLDKFQVLKHIKHLWQPEFQLKTIRQLALLAAENERNRKYMIEAGLPKEMMLFIVTCFRKGQIDGLEEAIGVLNFILIPSAETKQILVENDHIIESLTWVLCCEMENHLTVKSHTMLVLKKICEVTSSSVLERLKPEFFNRIVRVLRSGITQQGINATLHVLLEACPWGRNRIMMVETNTVYELIELELGFPEKRTTELILGILFHLCSCPDGRAQFLSHRGSIAVVSKRILRVSPAADDQAVSILSMICKFSGTSMVLQEMLKVGAVSKLCSLLQVDCATSLKDHVRKILRSHFQKWMDSPCIGGSQGINPS, encoded by the coding sequence aTGGATGACATTGAAGTTCCTCAATATTTCATCTGCCCCATATCCCTACAAATCATGAAAGACCCTGTGACCGCCATAACAGGCATCACATACGACCGGGAAAGCATTGAACACTGGCTATTCACAAGCAAGAACGCAACCTGTCCAGTCACCAACCAACCATTGCCAAAAGACTCAGACTTAACCCCTAATCACACATTACGCCGCCTAATCCAAGCTTGGTGCATCCAAAATGCTTCAAAAGGTATTGATCGAATTCCCACTCCTAAACCACCTCTCGACAAGTTTCAAGTCCTCAAACACATCAAACACCTTTGGCAGCCTGAGTTTCAGCTTAAAACTATTAGGCAATTGGCGTTACTTGCAGCTGAAAATGAAAGGAATAGGAAGTATATGATAGAAGCAGGTTTGCCAAAAGAGATGATGTTGTTTATTGTAACATGTTTCAGAAAAGGCCAAATTGATGgtcttgaagaagctattgGTGTGCTTAACTTTATTCTGATCCCTTCAGCTGAAACAAAGCAAATTCTTGTCGAAAATGATCATATTATTGAATCATTGACATGGGTTTTATGTTGTGAAATGGAAAATCATCTCACTGTGAAATCTCATACGATGTTAGTGTTGAAGAAAATCTGTGAAGTTACAAGCTCGAGTGTACTAGAAAGACTGAAACCTGAATTCTTTAATAGGATTGTAAGAGTTTTAAGAAGTGGGATTACTCAACAAGGAATTAACGCCACTTTGCACGTGTTGTTAGAGGCTTGTCCATGGGGTAGAAATCGAATCATGATGGTTGAAACAAACACAGTTTATGAGCTCATTGAGCTTGAACTGGGTTTTCCTGAAAAGCGGACCACAGAGCTGATTTTAGGGATTCTATTTCATTTATGTTCTTGTCCTGATGGGAGAGCTCAGTTTTTAAGTCATAGAGGAAGCATTGCAGTGGTCTCTAAGAGGATCTTGAGGGTTTCACCAGCAGCAGATGATCAAGCAGTTTCGATTCTTTCAATGATATGTAAGTTTTCCGGGACATCTATGGTTCTTCAAGAAATGTTGAAGGTAGGGGCTGTGTCAAAGCTTTGCTCATTGCTCCAAGTTGACTGTGCTACATCTTTGAAAGACCATGTAAGGAAAATCCTCAGGTCACATTTTCAGAAGTGGATGGACTCTCCTTGCATTGGTGGATCTCAAGGTATCAATCCTAGttaa